Genomic DNA from Setaria italica strain Yugu1 chromosome V, Setaria_italica_v2.0, whole genome shotgun sequence:
tacaGCAGTTTAGACACGTAGTTTTCTGAGTCTTTGACATGTTAAACATGTTGTTTTATAACACAACCTCTAAAATGTGTATTTTTGCCATTATTTTGGAAAACAATCTATCCCTTTTTGTGAAATTTTCACACTGTGGTTGTTAAAAAATAGCTGAGGTAGTAATAGTACACCGTGCTGTTCGAGAAGGCAGAAGGCAGGTCAGGGTGTACATTATGGGCTGCAGCCCCTGGAACTCTTTGGCCTATAGTGAATTTAAACCAACTAATAAACATGTACCGTTATTTCTGGAGTACAGATGTGCACTGATAGTTCATGAACATGTACATATGGACGACCACGTGGTCCTTTCGGGTTTTGCCCGAAGTTGTCCTGCGCGGATGAAACagtaagcccttgtttacttccctccaaactctcaactttgacactatacaaaaagaagattccccatcacatcaaacttgcggtacatgcatggagtactaaatgtagacgaaatcaaaaactaattgcacagttttattgtactttgcgagacgaatcttttgagcctaattagtcaatatttagataataattcacaaatacaaacgaaacgctacagtgtcgcatttatggcaaaatgctaattttgcaactcccaacttggaaagtaaacaaggcctaaatttAAAAGCTACGGAGTAGCATATAGAACAGTAGATTCGCTTGCATGGCTCTGGATGTTACTTCTCTGTGTACGAGTGTCCACACACAGCTACGTTACACACATGCACTGATGGCCTGATgcacatgctgctgctgctctttgtTTCTTCAGAACCACTCCATCTCATCCGACCCCGTTTGTGTAAGTTGCATGGCCCAGAGAACAGAAGCATCTCCAGCAGTAAATGGATTTCACCCCAGCAAATGAATACTCGAATTAGCATACGCCAATGATGCATAGAAACACGGGCATGTTGTCAATTTATACCGACCTTTTTTGTACGTGTTAGGATGCTAATGATGGTGGCATCCGCGGCCATGTACCTGTGCACCCACTCCGATCCAAGCACGTCGGCGTCTCTCGACCTGCAGCACAGCTTGTTCTTTGGTCCACATACGCAGAGACACTCAAGTGAGCgagcctgcagctgcagctgctcacACGTCTCCCTGAGCTAGCAGCTACGCCTTCTTGCTCACCAACTACTATTACTGCACCCTCCCGCACGCACATAAACCAGCCGAGAGCTTGCGAGCGCCGCCAGCAGAAGCAGCCATGAAGTCTTCGTCGCAGAGTCAGAGCCCGAAAACCCTGTCGCCACGGGGCGGCACGGCGGGCGGAGCCGGCGCCGAGCACGCGCGCTCGGCGTCGGAGCCGTGggtggtggccgcggcggcggcgagcgcctgcGACGACTCGTGCGTCAACGACGTGGACAACTTCGCGCGCACCGTGGCCGCCGTCAAGTCCAAGTCGGCGTCCTGCGCGCGGCCGGACATGCTGGCGTCCGTGCTGTCTCACTACGCCGCCAAGTGGCTCCCGgacgtggcgccgccgccgcttgcgtCGTCcccggcctcgtcggcgtcggggCGGTTCCTGCCACCGGAGAGCCCCACGGCGACGTGGCTCAAGAAGCGGCTCCTGCTGGAGTCCCTCGTCGCCGCGCTCCCGCCCgacccgccggcgcccggctgcggcgggggcggggccggcggcggcggcgacgacggcatcACGTGCGACTTCCTGCTCAAGCTGCTCCGCGCGGGGAGCATGGTGGGCGCGGACGCGGCGCTGCTGCGGGACCTGGAggcccgcgcggcgcggcggctggaCCAGGCCACGCTGGGCGCCGTGATGATACCGGCGTTCGGGCACGCCGGCGAGaacgcggcgctgctgctggacgtgcccctcgtgctgcggctcgtgCGCGGGTTCCTCaaggagggcgccgccgcctcctcgaacaaggccagctccgccgcggccgtcggcggcggcggcgcggcggccgccaggGTGGCCAGGCTGGTGGACGCCTACCTGGCCGAGGCCGCGCTCGAGGCCGGCCTGCGCCCCGCCGAGTTcgaggagctcgcccgcgccgtccCCGCCCACGCCCGCCCCGCCGACGACGCGCTCTACCGCGCCGTCGACACCTACCTCAAGGTGCGCCTGCGCTGCGCTCGCCCACATCCCTTTCCATTTCTGCTTCCTGCTTGATTGCACTACATGACCATGACTCGGCGGCACGGCACGCGCGCGTGCCGCCTAGGTGCGTACGGCGTACGTGCCCATTCCTGCTCCGACGAAGGGCCAAAAGGCCACGGTGACACTGTGTCAGTGATAGCTTTTTAGACAACAGAAAATCGTTTACAGGTGCACAAGGCCAACGTGTCAATTCTAGTGCATACTTTGCTCCATACTTGCAATCGCCATAGCCTGCGGTGAGGTTGGTCAACAGAGGAAATCTTAGCTGCAGAGACTGTTGGTTTCACTTGGCAACGCCTTTTTGTGCACGGCGAAATGATGGTGAAATCAGTGTTCTTGAGTTGATGGCAATGGCAGGGGTGCCTCTGCATTGGGGGTTGCACACACATAGACCCATCCCATCCTTCCCGGACACTGCGACGTGTTCGAGCCCGTGCTGGAGACAGTAAACTAGAGTACTGGAAAAGTGAGAGGAATCAGGCATGCATATACTGGACTGGACGGCGACTTTGGTCTTTGCCTCTTTGGGCTTTGGCCACCTGAAAACTTGCGAGGCatgttcatgtggttgtgtgtTTGACTGTACTGTGATTTGCATTAGACCGTGTAATGCATATCTATAAAATAATAGGGTACAGTACCGTCAATGTCCATTTTTTATTGCATAGGGAATCTTCCTTCCGTAAATCCAATTATTCTGCAATCATAAGTTAAGGTCCTGTGTGTACCATCAGAGCAATAAGCCTCCAACATACAACTACTCATATTCTATGATTCTATCGGGAAGGGAACAGATACAGGCTTGTTATTTTATCCATTGGTTTTGTTTGTGCCTGGCATGTGAACTGACTGATAGATTAGTTGCTTCCACGGTTTGCTAATGCAAAATCAAATCCCCTCCCTTTTTGTTGTTAAGAGTTAAGACCCTTCCGTTCATCCATCTGTTGCGTGAAAGAGATTGTGTCAAAAGTCTGAAATGTCTTATCTGCTGGTGTCACTGTAGCGTCCAAAGTTACCGCTTGAAAGGTTTAGTTAAACCTGCTCCTGATGTTGTTAGCAACTTAGCGTCtggagagagagacagagatgTCACGTGAGCTCCACCCGCTAACCAACAACAAGAGCTACAACCTGTTAATTACACATGGGAATAGGTGCTTCTGGGTATCAAAATCCCTCTTGTCCCTTGGTGCTTGGTGCCATATTTCTTCTTGTCCTGCTATGACCAACCACCAGCAATTTACACCTGCATCTGTCGCAGGAAACTAGACGTGCTAATATTCCCTTCAGAATTCAGATTCATGTAAAAATGTGTGGATGGAATTCCCAAGCAAGCAGtgcctgcaaggctgcaacctGCTCAGGGATCTTGCAGACATGGACAGAAAATATAGATACTCACAGTCACAGCCATGGCAGAGTGCGGGCTAGAACAGTGGCAGGATCTATCATTTGATCTCATGGGCCTGATGATCAGAACATTAACAGTTACAGATCGAAATGCAGCCAAGGAAATCTTGGGAATTTCTGTTCCATTGCTCTGTGCATGTCTTGGAGTTGAAACACTGTCATCAGAAAATGATGACAGCGCTGTCCGAGAGGACATATTCTCATGTCAAGTCGATGGTGCTCTAGTCATGAAAAGTCATGTCAGATTCTGAATCGCTAGCTCGTACAATGCAAATTTGATTGTGTACAAGAATGAAATTGCATTAGGATAATCTAGTGATAATCATGAAAAGAAATGGTCACTGACTCTTTGGTTCCTGATTTCCATCAGGCGCATCCGAACACGGCCAAGGAGGAGCGCAAGTTGCTGTGCCGGCTGATCGACGCGCGCAAGCTcacggcggaggccgcggcgcaCGCCGTCCAGAACGAGCGCATGCCGGTGCGCTCCGTGATGCAGGTGCTCTTCTCGGAGCACGGCAAGCTCAACCGCCTCGCCGAGCTGAGCGCCTCCTTCAGCGGCCCGCGGACCCCCAACCCGGCGCTGGAGCTCCCCGGCCGCTGCCCCTCCAAGCGCGAGGTCCTCGCGCAGCACCAGGAGGTGCGCCGCCTCCGCGAGGACGTCGCCAGGCTCCAGGTCCTCCGTCATCTCCATCTTTCCAGTTCAAGGCTCCGATTCAGTACACTGACAATCTGACGCTGAAAGGTATCTCCAATTCTCCATTGCAGGTGCAGTGCAACGCGCTGCAGGCCCAGGTGGACAGGCTAAGCTCGgacaggaggcggcgcggcggcggcggcggcggcttcttcaGGTGGAGCGCGTTCTGGTtcggcggcggcatgggcgcCGACGTCGCGAGGGTCGACGACTCGGAGAGCGGCATGGAACGCCGGACGCCGGCCAAGGGGAAGAAGGACAGCGCCGCCTCAGCGACGCCGAACGCGAAGTGGCGCAAGTCAACTTCATGATGTTGATATGGGGTTGGAGCAACGCTGATGAAGGGATGATgggttgtttcttttttttggcttttggtTTGGTTACAGTGATTTCTGAGTTTGAATGCTCTGTTATGTTACTGTCATCTTGAGTTCCTGTTCATGATCAAATTATCTCACTGAACTGTGTGAAGCAGCCTAAAAGCATCAACTGCTGACAGCTGAAACCACAAACAGATCAACATTGACAATGAAAAATTGATGCGCTGAAAGTGCAGATAAATCTCACATTTTCAGCTCAAGAACAAGAATAATTCATTTCTTTCACAAATCAACAAATAGTTGTACACGCACTAATCTGATCACATTGGGGTGATCATAAACAATACAATATCCCACAAATAACAGGCAGAGCCTCAGACAGAAGAAGTCTGCAAGCTATGCTAAACTCACTTATTCAGCTGCAGAAACAAATAACAAATGGAGTCAACTTTGAACACACTGAAAGAAGAATAAATAGGTCCAGACGTGTGGTGCAGCGACTTATTTGTTTACTGCTTTCTTGATCGCCTGCTTGCATCTGCTGAGGAACTTGCTGCTGCTTGTGGACACTGCATCCTCATAGCCATATCTGCAGTCATCCTCGCCAGCAACCTTAGGCTTCCTGCCAATGCACTCCACACCTCTTCTCATTCCAAGGATCTTGGAAGGCGATGAGGGCAGCGACCGGAAACCCCTACTGTTGTCGGATCTTGGGAACCAAATCTTCTTTTCCTCCCTCTCCTTAATGCCAAAGCTGTCCCTGCATAGCGCTGTTCCCTGGTCAGAAGCAATATCGCCCTCCACCTCAGCAATCTCATCAGAACATTCAGTAATTTCATTCCTGCAGCTCTCTTCATCAATTCTGCTTTGCATATGCTGCTCTTCTGAAGCattctcctcctcatcgtcatgCTGTTCATCTGAACAATGATATACAGCCTGACCTTCTTGCTGGTTGTCCATGAGCATATGGAGCCACTTATCAACATTTCCTTTGCCAACATGGTTCATGTTTTCATCATCTTCAGACCTGGGAACATGTTGGTGATGTACTTTACTCTTTTGCAGCAGCATTGACTGATCTGCGGGATACCTAGGAGTTCCATGCATGCCAACTGCTCTATAGGGTGGACTTGGGGGAAGTGACGAGGTCCTCGGTACTGAAACTGTCTCACTGGCATGGTATTTTTCAGTCTCAGACTCGTAGCACTGCTGCATGGTCGCTTTATCCTTGTCATCTCCTGACCTCATAGGTGTACCAGCTCCCCTCGATGCCATAGTCTCcattctttctcttctcctgcTACGACGCCGTTCTTTGATCGCCAGCTCTTCTAGTTTCTCCCGCACCAATGTTCTACCTCTTTCAGAATCAACAGTGTTCTGTTCAATGGAGAGAGACCTCCTTGGGAAGTTTATCACCTTCGATTGCTCATTCCTGGCATTGCTGAATGCTGAAGCACGAGTTGAAGTACCTTCTccaatttcttcttctcctaGGGAAATGTATGCATCTGAATTCCTCTGATCTTCCTCCAGGAAAACCCTCAGCTCCTGCTTGAGAGGGCTACTCCTCAATTTTCTTGCTGAAAGGTACTTTACACTCTCACCGTGCCTTTCCTCGAGCAATCCATCATCAACACGATACCTCTTCCTTTCTGGCTTTATCTGTCTTTCCAAATCATCTCTCTGCTGGTACTTCTTACGGAGCTCGGTTTCAGATGAGTCACACATTGCTCTCTGGGCCTCCAATCTGGCCATGAGTGTGCTGGTAGCGGCTTGGTTCAGTCTAAGCTGTTCCTTGTACACAACAGACCTGCATTTCATACAACAATAGATAATAATTAGCATCTTTGAACTTCTAAGGGAAGACATGttagttttctttttatttaagTAATCATGCTTACTGGTGCATGGCATCTCTGATCATCTTCTCCAGCACGGCCTTGTAGTTGGACTGGGCCTCCGCCAAGCGATGGCATTTCTCAACTCGCCGCTTCCTCTTTATTAGGAGTGCCTCCAAGCCCTGGATCGCCACCCGCTCCTCTTCATTCTTCTGCTTCAGCTCATTGGCCTCGTTCTCCAATTCAGTGAGCTCAGCCTGCTTCTTCTTGGCCTCTTCTCGGTGCCTAAGTGAATCCCTAGCCATAGCTATGGACAAGTAAGGATTGCTAATGTAGCCATCAGCATCCGGGTTATTGTTCTCCTTTGCCGAATTAGGCCCCTGGCCAGAGATTGGCAAGTTGAAATTCTCATCCTTTTCACCCGTGAATTTCTTAGAAGCTACATAAAGAATGATCAAATTAGTACTCCGCGGTTCATATCAGAACAGGCATACCAATAAGAAAGAAATGGGAAAATATTTACCTATCAAAGGGTAATTAGGCCTGAGCGGTCGGTTTGCATCAAGAGATTTGAGCACAGAGTTGTCAGGACCCTTCGTGGAAACAATTGCAGCAGGCGCAAGCCCCACTTTCCTTGTCATCTCAGAGAAGTGTTGGGGGAACGCGTGCGCCTCCACCACCTGCAGCGAGCTCAACTCCTCGCCGGAGCCGTCGGCGAACAAGAACGCGAATGCTCTATTTCTGCACATCCCAGCAGACCCATCAGTACAGTAAGGCGAGCCAATCGCCAACACCGACCCGCAACTTGTCCGCTGCAGCGGCCAGCGTACCTGAAGTCGGAGTTCTTGGAGGCGAAGATGGAGAGGAACTGGTTGACGGAGACGCCGAGCTGCAGATCCCACCACGGCATGAGGAACTCCAGCTTGTTCTGCTTCTTCCTGCACACCTGCCACTGCACGATCCGCAGGTTGCTCGGCACCGTCTTCCCTCCCCCTGCAGAAAATCCACAGCAACAAGCCAGTTGGTCAGAACTTGAGGAGTGTCAGACTGACCAAAATCAGGCAAAAGTTTCATCAGATCGCAGCGGTTTCTTACTGGCACAGGGGAACCAGTGGTCGATGTCCCAGGCGAGGGGCGAAGCGGAGTCCGCGTGCAGGTAGAGCACGTTCCCGTACGCGTCCACCCGGAAGAGCGCCGGATCGAACCCCGCGTTCCTGCATCCAAGCGCCGCGGAAACCAATCAGCCGAAATAgggggagagggggggggggggggggttggaaGGACACCGGAACCAGCGCTTGGATTAGCCACGCACCCGAGGTGGTCGAGCTGCTTCCAGAGGAGGTTGGCGTAGCCgcgggggttggcggtgggcggcgcctCCGCGTCGGTCACCGGGAACATCTCGTTCAGGTCCTTGGCCCGCAGCGCCTGCGCCCCCCATCGGGATCACTCAGTCAGCTCAGAAGCACTCGGATCACACAGGCAGAACCGCAGCAGTGAGGGATGATCAGGCATTCAGGCGGCCGTGTCGGATCTAGACGTACCTCGTGCGGCTGGAGGACGTAGGGGAGGAAGGCGTGCGGCGGGCCGTGGCCGTAGGGCAGGCCGAcggccgcccctccgccgccgcggcagagccTGGCGTAGGCCTTGGGGTACCCCATCGCGTCGTccaccgccttctcctcctccgtgaACCCGGCCGCCATCTTcgtcgcctccaccgccggtgcCGCTACCTGTGCGCGTACGTACAGCTTCGTATCGGGATCGGGAGCGAGAGTGTGGAGGGTGCGTGGGAGTGCGGGAGCAATTTAGCGGAGCTGGATTCGCAGGCGGGGACGAGGGGAGGGGACGGAGCGTTTCGTCTCGCGTTGCAACGGTCCGCGGGATAGGGATGGGAGAGCTGGAGAGAGCCGTTGGGTGTTCAAATCGGGCAGGTGAGGGGCACGTGGGAGCGAGTAGGACGGCGTGGCCTTGACCTTGGGGGCGCTTGGGAGGCTGGCCCGTGGGGCCATGTGTTTTGGCCGAGGAATGATTTGGAAGACCGTTGGAGCGATTAATGCAGGTGCACAGTAAACTGGAGAGGTACTGGACAGGAGTTGTTGGGGCCGGACAGGTTGGGCTgtggatttctttttcttttatggTGCCGGGCTGACCTTTGTCGGGTTAATGCCTTTTTATGATGCGGCGATGCGCGATTGATGAATCCGGCGTCGGCTCCAGATAACGGCCGCGGCAGGCGTTGGACTCGCCGGATCGGGGTGGAGAACGGCGTCCGGCTGCTGAGGAAGAATGTGTCACAAGACTAGTAGTTCCCAATGTGATGGATTGAGAAACATTACGAttactccttttttttaaaaaaggaaacatTACGATTACTAGAAGAGGTTTTAATGCTGCTGAGGTGAAATTGTTCCCGCATTTCCGAGACAGGAACGATGTTTTCGGGATAAGGAACGTGGCACtatacctcttttttttttgacacagTAGACTATGTGTCGCCGGTCACGTCATGTGAGAGCAAAGACCTGGAGTGCTTGCTCGAGTGATTTCGGTTCATATTTCTCTATGGGAGCGTAAGCACATAACAGTGGTCAGTAGCAACAGTGAGGATCCAGGTAATGTACAAGGACACATACTGGCCCCTTCCTTATAAAAAAAAGGACACGTACTGACCTTCTTGATCCCCGAACCTGATTAATGAAGCCGGAGCACAGAGCTTGTTGAATTTGGGCTGTTAGGCACCCTGACGGGCCAGGCAGGAGGCTCGAAATGTTTACCTGaacggcaaaaaaaaaaaaacctggcCCACGTAGCTAGCACTACTAGAAGGCAGCAGCAGGAATGCAGAAGTCAGCAATGCAAGAGACGGCAAATTATTGGGCCAAAATAATTCAGCCCGGGTAGTACCAGGCCTAGCCCATGTCCTACCAGCATGTGTACGCTACGGGATGCGCTGAGGAAGGGGAGCTGGCGGGAAGAAAGAGCCTGTTCGGTGGGCTTCTGCTGCGGCCGTTCGGAGCGCTTCACGGTGACGCTATTCGAGCGGCTTCTCCACCGACACGGTCATCCAATTCCTCTCGCCTCCCGTCCCCATCCACTTCCCACATACGCCCGTCGCTCTCTCTCGCTccctgtccgccgccgccgctccctcgctccCTCGCTtgcgcccgctctccgccgccggtcGGCTGTCGCCTCGCCCGCtccgtcgcgctcgcccgcgcgccgccgccgtccctcccgctccgtcgcgctcgcccgtgcgccgccgccgtccctcccgCTTCTCCTCACCCCCTCCGTCGGTCGCGGTcgctccggatccgccgccggcgctccctCCGGatccgccaccggcgccgctcccTTCGCTCAAACGCTCCCTCGGTCGCGCCCGTTCTCCGCCGCTGGCGGGCCATCGCGTGCAAGGACCTTCTCCCAGTCCGTCGCCCCCTCGCTCCCCTTCGCTCACAGGTATGGCTGCTCCCCCATCGGATTATGCTTCTTGAGGCTTGTTGGAGAAcgtattatgctcatggattCTGGCCGTGATTCTAATACTAGTAGTATATGTTTTCATCACTCGTTCCTCTGCATAGACACAGTTTCATTATTTACAGAGTATTTGGCATGGGTGAAAATGGTTAAGTGGGCGAAAATGCAGCATATTTTCTTCAACATAGTTAATGTGAATTGCAGAACCTTCTCTAGAATTGTGATTGTATTGTAGAATTGAGTTGAAATTTGTAAGTTCTAAGTTAAAGTTTGAGATTCCTGAAAATTGAAATCTTCACATGTGAAATAAATATTGATTCATGTTGGAAGCTCAGAGCTAAGTCAAAAAGTTAGAAGTTCTTTTGGGATGCATTGTTGACTGAGGAAATGGTCATGCTGTCATTTAAGTTATTGCTTCGGCTCTGTTTTCACTCTATTTGTTTGTGGTTTGTAAATGAACGTGCTTATGCACGGAATTGCTTCATGGTTTGGTGAGTTTGTccccttttaatttgttgttGACATGACGTCAAACTTTTACTTGTCATGCAATTCATTACTGCCCTAGTGTGCAGAACCATTTTATGATACTTATTCGTGGTTGGGGCAGACTTGGTGAATTTTATGATACTTATTCATAGTTGCGGCAGAGTTACGGTGAATTCAACCCGTAACTACAAGCTGATACTTACATCATGTGGTATATTGTGTGGAAAGTTTATGTCTGAGCAATGTGATGTTTTCACTATGTTACATAATAAAATACCTACTGCAACATTCTAGCATGGCATgcttatttctatatttttattgCATATCACTCTTACTGTCAAATGGAACTAGTGTATTAATTTAAATTCAGGATAACTGATTCAAATGATGAAATTTGCACATCAAAACCGTGCCAGCTTTCTTTTGTGCCCGTGATTGTACTTTCAACCTTCTGGATTATTTTCACAGTATGTTTTCGGTTTTCTCACCTTCCAGACGACTGATACAAGGGTACTAGGAGGCCAACCGCGAGGAAGTACCAACAGTGCCCACACTGGCATCATCATCGACTTCGTCCTGCTTCCCCCCCCCGCCCCCGTGTGCTCGTACAATTTCCAGCACAAACGCGCCAACACACCTGCTAAGGTAAGTAACATATCCAGTAATTTAAGATTGTTTAGTTGTACGCAGTTCCTGGTTATCCGTAGCTCGGTGCCATATAATTGCAGCTCCTATGTACTCAGATGAATAACCGTGCCAGCTGGGATGAGGGCACGATGAAAACTTTGCTGGACTTGTGCATTGCTCAGAAGAACCAGTTCAATTGGAGCAACAGATACCTCACTAAGTTGGGTTGGAAGAACGTGTACTCAGGCTTTAGGGCACAAACTGGGTTGCATTTGGGCAGCAAGTAGCTTCAGAACAAGCTCAACAAGATGAGGAGGACATTTCACAGCTGGCTGGCCTTGCAAAACAAATCTGGTTTAGGGCGCGACACACAAACTGGTGGTGTTTCTGCTGATGCCACGTATtgggaggaggacgaagaggtACATCCTATGCCAGGCCCCTAATTCACTCAGCATCTTGTTTGTACTTTTATTTTTGTGGCCTTGATCAGTTACTGTTGCTTCAACATTGCAGGACACCACTGGTGGTGATGCCCCGCCGAGGTCCCAGCCGAGTTCCCAGCCGACTTCTGTTAAGCCTCCACCTTTCCTCGACGAATTGTTTTTGTTGTTTAGCCATGAACCCCAAGACAAGGGCACCTTGCTGACGGCAGGAGGTATTCGTGAGGCGACACCTAGCGTGGGGACTGAGGGCAATGCAGCGGACTTGGACCAGGACCCCCGCCTGCTAGTAGTGCTCGTGCCATGTCCAAACGGCCAGCCCGGGAATACTCTATGGACAGTCCTACGAAAAAAAGAAGTGACATCTTGGAGCAGTACATCATGGAGCTATCCGACAGtgtggcaaaaaggagccagcaACGTGCTGACCGTGCCCGGGGGGAAATGGCTCGTTGTCTGCAGCTCTTGAAAGAAGATGGTATACAGGAGGGGTCTCCGCTTACTGCCAGGCTCTGTATTTATGTACTAAGAACGCGGAGTATCGGACGACGTTGACGGAGATGACAACGAACGAGGGCCGAATGAACTGGATCCAATTCAACTGGGACATGTTGAACAAGAAGTGATTGTGGCATGACTTTGTTTTATCGTAGTGTTGTGTACTGATGGGTTTCGAAAATAATATTTGCACTCGTGTTAAGTTCCTGTAATGTTAGCTTATGTAACATGTCTTGTCCGTTGAACATTTCGTTTTAGTGCTAGTTAAATTCCTTTCAAGTTTGATGTTGTCCATGCTCAGCAATTTATTTCAAGTTAAATTGGATCAGTAGTTTCTGTGAAGTTCCTTTCAGTACTTTCTGTTTAGTTTTCTAGGTAAGTTCCTTTCAAGTTCGATTAGTACTTTGTGTTAAGTTCCTTTCAAGTTGGATCAGTACTTTCAAGTTAAGTTTTCAAGTTTTCTGTTAAGTTTTCAAGTTAAGTTCCTTTCAAGTTAAATTCCTTTCAAGTTGGATCAGAACTTTTTT
This window encodes:
- the LOC101785396 gene encoding uncharacterized protein LOC101785396 — its product is MAAGFTEEEKAVDDAMGYPKAYARLCRGGGGAAVGLPYGHGPPHAFLPYVLQPHEALRAKDLNEMFPVTDAEAPPTANPRGYANLLWKQLDHLGNAGFDPALFRVDAYGNVLYLHADSASPLAWDIDHWFPCARGGKTVPSNLRIVQWQVCRKKQNKLEFLMPWWDLQLGVSVNQFLSIFASKNSDFRNRAFAFLFADGSGEELSSLQVVEAHAFPQHFSEMTRKVGLAPAAIVSTKGPDNSVLKSLDANRPLRPNYPLIASKKFTGEKDENFNLPISGQGPNSAKENNNPDADGYISNPYLSIAMARDSLRHREEAKKKQAELTELENEANELKQKNEEERVAIQGLEALLIKRKRRVEKCHRLAEAQSNYKAVLEKMIRDAMHQSVVYKEQLRLNQAATSTLMARLEAQRAMCDSSETELRKKYQQRDDLERQIKPERKRYRVDDGLLEERHGESVKYLSARKLRSSPLKQELRVFLEEDQRNSDAYISLGEEEIGEGTSTRASAFSNARNEQSKVINFPRRSLSIEQNTVDSERGRTLVREKLEELAIKERRRSRRRERMETMASRGAGTPMRSGDDKDKATMQQCYESETEKYHASETVSVPRTSSLPPSPPYRAVGMHGTPRYPADQSMLLQKSKVHHQHVPRSEDDENMNHVGKGNVDKWLHMLMDNQQEGQAVYHCSDEQHDDEEENASEEQHMQSRIDEESCRNEITECSDEIAEVEGDIASDQGTALCRDSFGIKEREEKKIWFPRSDNSRGFRSLPSSPSKILGMRRGVECIGRKPKVAGEDDCRYGYEDAVSTSSSKFLSRCKQAIKKAVNK
- the LOC101784995 gene encoding coleoptile phototropism protein 1, which produces MKSSSQSQSPKTLSPRGGTAGGAGAEHARSASEPWVVAAAAASACDDSCVNDVDNFARTVAAVKSKSASCARPDMLASVLSHYAAKWLPDVAPPPLASSPASSASGRFLPPESPTATWLKKRLLLESLVAALPPDPPAPGCGGGGAGGGGDDGITCDFLLKLLRAGSMVGADAALLRDLEARAARRLDQATLGAVMIPAFGHAGENAALLLDVPLVLRLVRGFLKEGAAASSNKASSAAAVGGGGAAAARVARLVDAYLAEAALEAGLRPAEFEELARAVPAHARPADDALYRAVDTYLKAHPNTAKEERKLLCRLIDARKLTAEAAAHAVQNERMPVRSVMQVLFSEHGKLNRLAELSASFSGPRTPNPALELPGRCPSKREVLAQHQEVRRLREDVARLQVQCNALQAQVDRLSSDRRRRGGGGGGFFRWSAFWFGGGMGADVARVDDSESGMERRTPAKGKKDSAASATPNAKWRKSTS